tgttcgaccaacaatgtctgtgcccaacataaaGTCAAGACCATCATttaactgcctgcacataatccatatcactccatttctTGCATATCCATGAGACTTTCTAttctatcatctatctatctatctatctatctatctatctatctatctatctatctatctatctatctatctatctatctatctatctatctatctatctatctatctatctatctatctatctatctatctatctatctatctatctatctatctatctaatctttgcctctcacaattttatatacttctatcatgtcttcccccaacacctggagaaaacaatccaagtctgtccaaactcttCCTGTTGTTAATACCCCCTAGCCCACCTTCATTCAAGACAATCTGCCAATTCTTCGCTTTTCCAgcagtttttcttttcttttaattttgaaTTTTATTCATTTTCTACATCTAAAATGACACCTCCTCCAGAATTATTTTTCATGATGCGCTGATGCACTTATCACCCTCACTCACCTGCAGCTTCATCATCAGTTTGCTCTGTTTTCCAACCATGTTGCAATTGTTTTCCCCTGTACTCTAtctcccccccacttcccctGCCTCCCGCATCTTAAAGCCTGTTCACCCCTTCACTTTTCAAAGCTGACGTAAATCCATCTACATCGCTGGGaatttctgctttatttcagtatgtagaaacaaggatctgcagatttagtttaaagatacattgTGGACACAGGCACATTGGCGcactgagttcacaccgaccaacggtcatccatacactagttcgaccctatacactagggacaatttacagaggccaattaacctacaaaccatgcacatctttggaatgtgggaggaaaccggagcacccagagaaaacccacgcggtcacagggagaacgtgcaaactcagtacagacaacacccataataaggatcaaacctgggtctctggctctgtaaggcggcCGCTGTTatcagcctgtacatgatccaaatcgctccattccctgcatatccatgtgcctatccaaaggtctcttaaacaccactattaacCTTGCTCCACAAGCACCTCCGTCAATGCGTTCCAGTCacccaacactctctgtgtaaaaaacttgccccgcacatcttcattaagctttcccctctcatcttaaaactatgtcatctagcatttgatattttcatcctgaGAAAATGAACATCTATTCTaagcatctcataattttatatacctcaaccTTTGGCATTCCAAATAATTGAGGTCTATCCAACTTCTCCCCCTaactaatacccactaatccaggcattattctggtaaacctcctctgcacattTTCCCAAGCCTTCACCTCCTTCCTGCAATGAGGGACCAGAGCTGCACGTAATACTCCAAGCACAGCCCAACCAAAGCCCTATAAAGTACCGGCATTACTTCATGACTCAGTGCTTCGGAGagcataccatatgctttctttacctCTTTATCTACTTGGGTTGCCACTTTCAGTGagatatggacttggaccccaagatccctctgtacatcaatgcttttaagagccatgccattaattgtatattttccccttacattcaacctcccaaagtgcaaaatCTCACACCTTCTCATATTAAACTTcaactgccatttctctgcccatttctattGCTCATATAGACCAGCTAcaaaaatgggcagagaaatgattCAACTAGAACATTACATACCTGCAGTTTGAACAtcatcctcctacatcccaaagacgtgtaggtttgtgagttaattggcctctataaaatgtttgtagggagtggttgcaaaagtggctaacatagaactagtgtgaatgggtagactggacacaaagtgctggagtaactcaactggtcaggtagcatctctggggaaaaatgagtgagtgatgttttgagtcgggacccatcttcagactgaaagtaaagggAAAGGAACTGGAGATACGAAAAGCCCAGAATAAAACaggaccagcaacagatgaccaaggaagagtggagcccataatggcttgttggtgtgtaggaaggaactgcagatgctggtttaaacctaagatagacacaaaagctagagttaaatcagcaggacaggcagcatgtctggagaaaaggaataggcaacgtattGGGTCGATACCCTTGGAAGGGTCTTGGctgaggaagaggtgataatgaaaggatactagccttttcttacctccagttcctttccttctacttccagtctgaagaagggtcccaatgcaaaacatcacccattcttttttctccagagacgctgcctgacccgctgagttacttcagcaattggtgtctataaaccagcatctgcagttcatttctactggtagtgtgaacgggtgattgatggtcagagtagactcagtgggccgaaggagttactccagcattttgtgatctacctttttccatgctctatctttcaaTCTACTCTAACAATATGCTTTAACAAGATAaattctcttgctttctctctctctctctcgctcacacacacaaacagacacactgCCACATGGTGTAAAAAAAATCACTTCTTCTACTTTTGCTTACTTCTACCTAATAGTTGAAAAACTCCCGCACTGAAAACGTGTATTGAATTTGATGTAGCCACCCGGGGCAATGCAAGAATCCTGAAGAGATCTCTTAATGTTTGTGAATCACAGTGGGAGAAATCATTATAACTGAGCATTTAAGCAGCTCACAAAGGCAATGTGTGCTGGAGACATCTATGATCAAAAAGGAAAATCAAAATCAATGTTTACACTACACTGCAGGCCAAAGTTCTGCTGACAAACGAacatgtcttttatttttcagattTTTACTTTTAACCCTCTTATACAGATTGTCAAACGGAACGTGTGAATCTAAAGCAGCAACCTCACCAACATGTGCACACCCAAAATAACCATAGACTTTTAaattatgagatttttttttaaatcacctcaCAATTCCGgtgataaaatatatattttaacagCATCATTCCTCTAGCCGTTATTATCCTGCTGGTGAGGAGATCGAGGGCCACTTTATCACATAGAAAAACACAGTGACACAAGAAAATATCGGGACCAAAGGATTGTTGGACTTTTAACACTTTCATAGCTTGGTTGGTTTGACAAAAAATATACATATGTTATATTTAATATTAAATATATTCTCCAATTAAAACAATTTCCTTGCATAAAATTATATTGTTGTATATAACATGGATAATATAGTTGATCAAACCATTTTCTTCAATAATTGATTTTATATGTAATGTGGTTCAACCAAActtacacaatatatatatataaattaagtatttaatttttttaaatcaaatattCTTACTGTTAATTATTATGTTTGATTTTCACAGAATCacgtttatacacacacacacacacaggcacacacacacacaaatatatatcacctgtttttctctctatatatatatacacacacacacacacacacagagaaacaagTAAATATTTATCCAAGAATATGAATTATTATTTGTTTATAAATATAATTATGCGAATATATGTAAATATTCACAGAATTATATATAGCCataaataataatatataattgTATATGATTCTGTGAATATATATTCCTTGGATTTCACTAAGATTTCACTAAAACCAAGCCCTCTAGTTTCTTCTGGTTCCTCCATTAACCAAGGGTTGGTGAGATCAGTCTTTGGATCTGTACTTATAAGGCTAGTCCTCATTACTTCAGGTTCCGTGCCATCCTTCgtgaattatatatataattcacagaattatatatataaacatgTAATAATAAAAAGCAATTGTATATTGATAATCacctgtttctgtgtgtgtgtatatatatagagagagagagagagagtgtgtgtgtgtgtgtgtgtgtgtatatatttatatatataatctaTAGAGAGGTgattttctatctatctatctatctatctatctatctatctatctatctatctatctatctatctatctatctatctatctatctatctatctatctgtataatatatttatatagataaatatatatatatgtctatatATAATTAAACCATTATAATAATTACCAATAGAATatctatttttaaatgaaaatataacaaaataactacaaaaTACCAGACAAAAATCAGGAGATCCTGTGaagatatatgtatatataacagGCGATTCTGTTCAAACCAAATCTTTATAATAATTAACAATAAGAATATctatttaaaaatgaaaatacaaCCAAATTTAAAAAAGTATATTTACGTATTTCTGTAGTGGATTCACAGCATATTGCACACACATatagcacacacatacacacacaatgtATCTGGTTCGTACACATAATACTATATACAATGTATTGTCAGATGCAGTCCAGCCGTCAGTGGTTTAGAATGGCACACCATGCGTTAAAAGTGCCTTTTCCCCGCTTGGCAGATGATCTTTTTGAACGCTCTCCTGAAGTCCTGGTTGAAGATGGTGTAGATGACAGGGTTGAGAGAACTGTTGCAGTAACCGATCCAGAAGAAGAATTTGAAGAGTGTTTCGGGCACTTGGCAGGACTCCCGGCAGATGCCGTACAGACTGTAGCTGAAAAAGAAGGGGAACCAGCACACAACGAACACCCCGATCACCACGGCCAGGACAAAGGTGAACCGCTTCTCCCTGGCCTGAGAGACTTTGTTCCTGGACGAGCGACTGCCCCGTCTCCTCCTGCGGGTGGAAAACACCACGAACGACCGGCTGCTCGACCGGGACAGGCGGCTGGAGCGCTGGGAGATGGAGTCCTTCTTGGCCGCCTGTTTCCGACGTCCTTTCTCCTCCGAGGTGGAACTCTCGTCCACTTCAATGTCCACAGGCTCCTCGTGAGGTCCCCAGCTCCCCGGGGCGCAGTGACCGTTCTGCGCCCTGAGAGATGTCCCTCTGCTCGGAGGGTCCTCGGGCTGGGACGAGCCCTCGGGAACGTTCCTCTTCACCGACATGCTCCTGGTCCTGTTTCTGGCCACCTGGTAGATCCGGATGTACACCAGGACCATGATAACGCAAGGGGCGAAGAAAGAGGCCACGCAAGACAGGAGGATGTACCAGGTGTCGTCGTTGAGTTGGCAGGTAGGGTAGATCTGGTCCTCCTCGATGGTCCTATCCATAGACAACAAGGGTGGGAAGGAGATAAGGGCCGAGATCAGCCACACACTGACTATCGCCCCCTTGATCCTACGAGGAGTCCTCTTGAGGTTATATTCCACCGCCTTGATGATGGACCAGTACCTATCCAGGCTGATAGCGCACAGGTGAACGATGGATGAGGTGCAGAACAAGACGTCCAGAGCCAGGTAGATATCGCACCATACGGTGCCGAAGTACCAGTAGCCCATCAGCTCGTTGGCCAGCGAGAAGGGTATGACCAAggtagccactaggatgtcggcgCCGGCCAGGGACACCAAGAACAGGTTCTGGGGAGGGCGCAAGGCTCTGCTGGTGAACACGGCGATGGTCACCAGAACGTTGCCCACCACGGTGAAGAGGATTAGGAAGCCCACCAGGGCGGAGAGGCTAGCCACGGCGGCAGGCGAGTACTCGCCAACATGGGAGGGTGGAAAGAGATGGGAAGCGTTGAGATAACTGGAATTGGCATGACTTTCCATCCTAAGACTTGCGGGGCATCGGGGCCGACGtcaataacaataataaaaataatggGTCCTCTGGAAGTTATCAAGTGGGCAATTGGATCAGGTCGGGCTTCCACCGAGCGGGCATTGTTGGGACTAGTCGGTAGTTCTCGGAAGAGTCAAGCTTCGCTTCTTCCTAGCTCGTCCCGACATGTCCTGAACCAAAGAGGTCCCGTCCCTAGAGGTCATGAGCCAAGATGTCCCAGCCCGA
The DNA window shown above is from Amblyraja radiata isolate CabotCenter1 chromosome 3, sAmbRad1.1.pri, whole genome shotgun sequence and carries:
- the adra2c gene encoding alpha-2C adrenergic receptor; protein product: MESHANSSYLNASHLFPPSHVGEYSPAAVASLSALVGFLILFTVVGNVLVTIAVFTSRALRPPQNLFLVSLAGADILVATLVIPFSLANELMGYWYFGTVWCDIYLALDVLFCTSSIVHLCAISLDRYWSIIKAVEYNLKRTPRRIKGAIVSVWLISALISFPPLLSMDRTIEEDQIYPTCQLNDDTWYILLSCVASFFAPCVIMVLVYIRIYQVARNRTRSMSVKRNVPEGSSQPEDPPSRGTSLRAQNGHCAPGSWGPHEEPVDIEVDESSTSEEKGRRKQAAKKDSISQRSSRLSRSSSRSFVVFSTRRRRRGSRSSRNKVSQAREKRFTFVLAVVIGVFVVCWFPFFFSYSLYGICRESCQVPETLFKFFFWIGYCNSSLNPVIYTIFNQDFRRAFKKIICQAGKRHF